The nucleotide sequence CAGTTCGAGCCTAAGTATTGAACATGCCTTGTTGTCTTGCCTGTTCCAGACGGACGGCGTGGCCACGCAGTGCTCGCACCTGATCGACGCTGCCTGTGAAGTCCTCTCCGCCCCCAGTTTGGCTGAAGTCTTTTGGGAAATGGTGCGGGAGTCGATCCAGATCAGGATTTGAATCTGGATAGAACAGATTTTGGACAACCAGCTGATAAATTGTCTCGTTTGACATTTCTAAATGCAGAAGCCAAACATGGGGCTGGGGATGATCCTGGACAGCGCAGTGGGGATGTTTCCCCATCAGATCGggcctctgctgcagctgctgacggCACTGCTGTCCAACAAATCCACCGTCAAAAAGGTGAACGTCACGCAAACGCAAACACACCGATGCTCCTCTATTCATCTTTCCTGATGTAAAGACATTTTAACTTCTCTTCGACAGGTTTACAACTTTCTGGATAAGATGTCCTTCTACACACAAGTTTACAAACACAAACCCAACGACGTTATATCCAAGGACGACGAGACGCTCTGGAGGAGACAGACTCAGAAACTCCTCTACCCCCTCGGTTAGTTGAAGAAAGTTCACCGTGGTTCACATCTCAGACGCATTTTGAAGCGTGGATGCATGTTTTTCAGAGTGATTCCTGAATCGATCGTTTGATTCTCTCTCTTCAGGCACGGGGCAGACCAACCTGTGGATGCCGCAGGGCGTCCTGGGCCAGGTGATGATCGGGGGCGAGCAGACCTACGTGGTGCGGTGGGACTACTCCTACAGCTCCTGGACGCTCTTCACCTGTGAGGTGGAGATGCTGCTGCACGTGGTCTCCACTGCAGGTGCACATCTGGAAATCTTTCTCTGTGCTCATATATAACTCGATAAACACACAGTTATTTCTCAGTAGAGCTATTTGCTGCTGGATACAGAGCAGCCGCTGCAGAAACATGGATGTTATTTCACGATGTCCTCTTGACAGACGTTCTCGCTCACTGCGCCCGGGTGAAGCCCATCCTCGACCTCGTCCACAAGATCATCAGCACAGACTGGACGGTTTCCGACTGCCTGCTGCCGCTCACCTCACGCATAtacatgctgctgcagaggtACGGCAGCCTCCCTgggacaaaaacacagctgcatCTGTTGTTTCCTGTTGGAATTTGATGATATAGCCgggtttctctttctgtcttgcTCAGGTTAACTTCAGTCATCAACCCTCCCGTGGACGTGATCGCCTCCTGTGTCAACTGCTTGTCGGTGCTGGCGGCCAGGATGCCGGGGAAGGTTCGTCTGCGGTTCACTTCCTTTGTCTTAAACGTAGAGAATGAAGTTGGTTTTCGACATTATTCATACATTTAcatcttgtctttctttttctcccctcagGTCTGGTCCAGTTTGCACCACACTGGTTTCCTCCCGTTCGCCTCCAACCCTCTGACCAACATGGCTCAGTGTGTCAGGTGAAAAATATTCCGTGTCTGACAATCAGAACgctctttttttctcagctgttGACTAATaaatcctgttttgttttcccagtGCCGAGGGAATGAAGGCGGGTAATTACGGCAACCTGCTGGTGCAGATCGAGCAGCCCAGGGGCGAGTACGCCGTGACCATCGCCTTCCTGCGCCTCCTCACCACCCTGGTCAAGGTAACGCCGGCTCCCAGCTGGACCGGGTCCCTGGGTAAACCGCTGCTGTAACGGGTAACTTCTATATTTCACTGTCACTCAGGGTCAGCTGGGCAGCACCCAGAACAAAGGCCTGATCCCCTGCGTGCTGCTGGTGCTGAAGGAGATGCTTCCCACGTATCACAAGTGGCGCTACAACACCTACGGAGTCCGGGAGAGGATCGGTAAGTTCAggacttctttctctctccttctaGAGGAAGAAAGAATGACTGCAAACACAAAAGGCCTCCTTCCTTTCTGTACAGGTTGTCTGATTTTGGAGCTGATTCACGCCATCCTCAATCTGAGCCCAGAGGGGGAGGACCAGGGCAGGTGAGGATGAGTCTGAGCACTCATGAATAACTGATGAATacatgcagagcagctgcaatACTCAGGGAGCATTGTGGTGTGAGAATGCTTTGATTGTTTCCATTCATGCTGAAACCGTCACAGTACTTCATCTTTGCATTGTGTTATGATCTtattaaacaaaacattttctgataTTTGATTGATTATCATATGTTAATATGTATTGATAATGTTTCCATGGgtttcttcctcctgtcttGGCGCAGCACCCCCACCCTGCAGTCTCTGTGCATCTACAGCCTGGCGAACACGGAAGCCGGCCAGGCGGTGGTCAACATCATGGGCGTGGGCGTCGACACCATCGACGTGGTTCTGGCTGCGCAGCCCAGCAGGTGAGCGGTCTGATGGCATCGATCGGCTCCCGACTTTTGGTTTGTCTTGACGCCGGCGTTTCCCCCCCCTCCGGTGCCTTCAGCTGTGGCGCCGAAGGTCCCGGGCAGATCCTCATCCAGACGGTCAAGCTGGCCTTCTCCGTCACCAACAACGTCATCCGGCTGAAGCCGCCGTCCGACGCCGCGTCGCCGCTGGAGCAGGCGCTGACGCAGCACGGCGGCCACGGCAGCAACCTCATCGCCGTCCTGGCCAAATATATTTACCACAAGCACGACCCGGCGCTGCCGCGCCTCGCCATCCAGCTGCTGAAGAGGCTCGCCACGGTAGGGCTCTGTCATCGCCGGACTGTGGAGGCGTGGGATACCAACTCTGACCGTGTTCCGCCGGCGCCGCTTTCAGGTGGCTCCCATGTCGGTGTACGCCTGCCTCGGCAGCGACGCCGCCGCCATCCGGGACGCCTTCCTCACCCGCCTGCAGAGCAAAACCGAAGACATGAGGATCAAGGTCATGATCCTGGAGTTTCTGaccgtcgccgtggaaacgcaGCCGGGCCTCATCGAGCTCTTCCTCAACCTGGAGGTGAAGGACGGGAGCGAGGGCTCGAAGGTGTGAAGCACATCCTGTCGGTTTTTCCTTTTAGCGGCGCGGCGTTGGGAGTGCGAGGATCAgcgccatgttgttttctttaaccTGCAGGAGTTCCTGCTGGGCGAGTGGAGCTGTCTGCACGTGGTTCTGGACCTGATCGACTCCAAGCAGCAGGGGAAGTACTGGTGCCCCCCCCTGCTGCACCGCGCCGCCCTGGCCTTCCTCCTGGCGCTGTGGCAGGACCGCCGGGACAGCGCCATCTCTGTGCTCCGCGCCAAGTAAAGAACGATCCAGAACGGCGAGCCTGTGGAAAGGTTCCACGTTCTGAAAGGTTGGATTTGCGGtgtttttccctccagagagcGGTTCTGGGAGAATCTGACAACGCCTCTGTTCGGGACCCTGACGCCGCCGTCGGACACCACAGAGGTGCTGCGACGGTCTTCGGTTTGCAGTTCGGCCTCACGTTGGCAGCCTCACTGACCTGTCCGCCCGTTCGTCCCCAGCCCTGCGTCCTGGAGACGTGCGCCTTCGTCATGAAGATCATCGGCCTGGAGATCTACTACGTCGTCAGGTAGAGTCGGGCTTCACGTCTCGCCCCGTCCGCCCGCCCGCTCGCTCGCCCGCCGCCGTCTCACCCGGCCGATGTGATCCGCAGCGGCTCGCTGGAGCAGTCCCTGAAGGACGGCCTGCAGAAGTTCTCCAACGCGCGGCGCTACGAGTACTGGTCGCAGTACGTCAAGGCGCTGGTGTGCCACGTGGccgccatggaggaggagggcgtcTGCTACTTCGCCGAGACCCAGATGCTGATCTCCGCTTGGCGCATGCTGCTGATTCTCGCCACCGGCCACGTACGTCCCGGACCTGTCGGGAAGCCGATCGTTTGGAATTCAGTAACAGTCCGACACGGCTCGTTCACGCAGCCGTTTTTTCGTTTCCAGTCTGAAGTGATGCAGCTCACGGACGATTCCACCAAGCTGAAGCTGTTCATGGACGTTTTAGACGGAACTCAAGCCGCCGTGAGTCACAGCATCGTCAATACTGTCGCATTTAAAGCTTTTTGTTGATACTTGTTGTTATTTATTGCTGAATGATTTCTGTCCCTCAGCTGACGACGCCTACCTCTGTGCCTTGTCTCCGTCTGGGCTCCATGATGGCCAcgctgctcctcatcctcctcaagCAGTGGAGAAGGTGCGCATCAGCATCTTTCGAAGCGTTGCTCAGCTTGTTTCAACACCTCTtctctccgtccgtccgtcctcaGCGTGGTTGCAGCGGCTCCGGACATCCTGTCCCCGCTGTCCCTGATCCTGGAGAGCGTCCTGCAGGCCGaccagcagctgatggagcgCACCAAGGCCAAGGTCTTCTCCGCCCTCATCTCCGTGCTGCAGATCCAGGGACTGAACGGTGAGGAAGGCTCCGCCCTCCGCGGCGCCGCCGGAGTCCGGGCGACTCacgcgtctctctctctctttctctctctgccagGAGGAGACATTTCCCAGCTgccccagctgctgctgtccgtgTGCGAGACGGTGAAGGACGAGGCGCTGGCGCTCATCGACAGCACTCGCCACATGAGCCAGGCGGGCGACGCggcggaggacgaggacagCATGGAGACGGACTCTCCCCGCGGGCCGCAGAAGGACCAGAGAGACGGGGTGAGGACGGAGCGAGGGGGGGCGCGATGCTGAGGCGCTCACACGATTCACACGATTCTAAATCTTTCTAATTCTGCTGCTTCTGACTTCTTTTCGTTTTTTGGCACCTTTCTCCTACAAATTTtttccgatttgaaccattcagatatcaaaacGTGCAGCTTGTGAGGACATTCCTGTTGTCTTCTAGCTTTCTGAGATCTgttgaactttttaaaatatttaactttcgttttactttttttttcccattttattggatggagattttttcaactttgtaAACCTTCAActgattttaaccattcaacttttaaaatattcaacttcaaactttttcttcaactttttttgaactttttcaaaaaaaaaaaaaaattcaagttttttcaacttttcaaacttttttcaggttgtttcaaacttttctaacatttttcaacctcttTCTTTGTTCACATTTCCAGGTTTTTCAAAATTatccaacttttttcaacttttcttcttgagcttcttctgcattacagtttagcattttcagctcagcatccaTACTTGTAGTTTGATCAGGAAATGCAAATTTTCtagttctgcttcttctgacttttttttttcttctgttgttttttggtACTCTTTTcttcctacaaattttgtccaaTTTCagccattcagatatcaaaatgtgcagcttttccTGTAATGTTCTAGCTTTTTGATATCTGTTCAAcgttttgtgcaactttttccccgtgttaacggatggagatttttttcaactttgtaacgcttcaactccttcaaatctgAACTGATTTTAACCGTTCAACTCCAATTTTTAAACTCTTTATtaaacttttttatatttttccccaaaacttttttcaactttttcaatttttttctacttttttcgGCCTTTTTGAAATTTTGTCAAGTATCACTagctttttttcaactttttcaaccctgctccacttttttcagcttttttgaGCATTTTTCAGGTTCTTCgaacttttttttcagctttttcaaccATCACCtacttttttcatctttttaaaatgcatttcagctttttcaaacttttttcagcatttctcaactttttcGATCTTTGTAAACTTTTTGGAGCTTTTTCAGCCTTTCCTCTACTTTTTCCAGCTTGTTTCAACTGTGTACACTTCCACctttattcaacttttttttttttttttgggaacttcttctgcattaaaGTTTTTCAGACCTGCATTCACACTTGGATTTACTTCAGGAAATGTAAATTCTTCCAGTTTAGAACATCTTCCCCCACCCCTGCAGGTGTGCGTCCTGGCTCTCCACCTGGCCAAGGAGCTGTGTCGCACCGACGAGGACGGCGAGCACTGGGTGCTGGTGATGAGGAAGGTCCCCGTCCTGCCGTCGGTGCTGAGCGCCATGGAGCTCAGCCTGCGCTCCAAAAACAACCTGTACTTCACCGAGGCGGCGCTGCACCTGCTGCTCACGCTGGCCCGCACCCCCCAGGTAGACGGCGGCAGCGCAGAAGCACTTTTTAAACACGGATTTCTACACTCCGGGCTTCACAGACGTCTCGGTTTCCTCGCCAGGGCGCTGCGGCGGTCGCCGGAGCCGGAGTCATCCAGACCATCTGCCTGCCTCTGCTCAGCGTGTACGAAGTCTCTTCCAACGGGGCGTCACAGGTGAGAGACGCCGCTTTATggtgatttaaaacaaacaagaaagagGAAGCTGCCTGAATGTGACGCCGTCCGACTGTGAACGCCTCGCAGAGCTTCTCCCGGAAGGCCCAGGACTCGGCCTGCTGGCCGGGAGTCTACCGCCTCTGCATGTCCCTGATGGAGAGTCTGCTCAAGACGCTGCGCTACAACTTCGTCAACGAGGCCCTGGACTTCGTGGGAGTCCATCAGGAGCGCATCCTGCAGGTGGGGCTGTTTTGACACGTCaggatgtgttcacatttatttGGGTTCGATCAGAGATCTGCTTCTCCAGCCTCATTCAGTCGTCCAGCAGCTTTAATCAGTGATTGTTTACCTCTCctggccactagggggcagtgTTTTGAGACTTCCTCAgttatttattgttaaaaaCAAGTCCGAGTGACAAACGGCTAAATCATGAAATCCTTTCCAGCATCTGCATCTGTtccagaaaacatgttttgtttgtttgtctttcttccagTACTCCAGACTTCTTTCGGGACTTTGAATTAACACAGTAATgcaaaatgagtgtttttatgCCGCCTCGATAGTCGTCCAGTTTTCTGAACCTTTTAtcgaatgtttttttttttttttttaggtaaatTTCTCCATCAGTTAAAATTCTCACTGTCCTTCATAATTTGATCATCTCACCTGCGTGGAGAGTGATGTCTGAGCCTCGCTCACCGTGTTCTGTTTTCCCCTTCCCTTCCTGCTCAGTGTCTGAACGCCGTGCGCACGGTGCAGAGCCTGTCCTGCCTGGACGAGGCCGACCACACGGtgggcttcctgctgcagctctccagcttCTGCAAGGAGTGGCAGTTCCACCTGCCCAAGCTGCTGCGGGACGTCCAGGTCAACCTGTGCTACCTGTGCCAGACGTGCACGTACCTGCTGCACAGCAAGAAGATGCTGCACCACTACCTGCAGGTCAGAGAACCCCCGCCTCCGCTTCCAGTCCGGACCCGGGTCCGGATCCGCAGCCGCGTCTGACCCGCGTCTCGTCCCAGGCTAAAAACGGCGAGGCGCTGCCGCCCGGGCCGCTCGCCAGGACGCAGCGGCCCCAGCAGACcaaggaggcggcggcggcgggcggggcgggcggaggcgagcgagaggaggcggagcagaaGGCCCTGCTGGCCGTGCAGTGCAGCCTCCTGAAGATCCTCAGCAAAACCCTGGCCACGCTGCAGCACTTCACCCCAGACTGCtgccagatcctcctggaccaggtgagacacacacacacacacacacacacacacacacacacacacacacacacacaggtagtgTGTATTTATTAGAAAATGTTACCCAGAGTCTGTTTTTGGCGTCATTTGCTCTTTAAAGCCTGCTGTCtatctccctctgtgtgtgtgtgtgtgtgtgtgtgtgtgtgtgtgtgtgtgtgtgtgtgtgtgtgtgtgtgtgtgtgtgtgtgtgtgtgtgtgtctgtgtgtgtgtgtgtgtgtgtgtgtgtgtgtgtgtgtgtgtgtgtgtgtgtgtgtgtgtgtgtgtgtctctctctctctctctctctctctctctctctctctctctcagtgtatGGACCTGGCCGAGTACCGCACGCTCTTCGTGCTCAGCTTCACCACGCCGGCCTTCGACCCCGACGTGGCGCCGTCGTTCGGGACGCTGCTGGCCACCATCAACGTGGCGCTGGGCACGCTGAGCGAGGtacgccggcggcggcggtgccgCCGCCCGTCACCCCAGTGGGGGGATGGcgcccccctcacccctccctctctgttcctgctctgcagatggagaagaagaaggagccgGCTTCCCTCAGCATCGCCTCTCTGGCCTCGTCGGAGGAGATCCAGGCGCTGAAGTGAGTCCgtcagaagccccgccccctccctggCGCTCAGGCCCCAGCAGGCGGGGGTaaagcggtgtgtgtgtgtgtgtgtgtgtgtgtgtgtgtgtcctcctgcaggtcGCTGCTGATGTTCACCATGGAGAACTGCTTCTACGTGCTCATCTCTCAGGCCGTGCGCTGCCTGAAGGACGCCGCCATCCTGCCCCGAGACAAGCAGCGGCTGAAGCAGGAGCTCAGCTCGGAGCTGGTGaggcgccgctgccgccgccgccgccgccgccgccgccgcttcaatcaaccaatcagactGTGTGATACTGTGGCTCATTctaacccccctccccctccccctcccccccagagcaccctgctctccagcctGTCCCGCCACTTCCGCCGCGGCTCGCCGTCGTCGCCGGCCGGCGGCCTGCTGCCCTCCTCCCAGTCCAAGCCGGCCACGCCGGGCTCCAAGGCGGCGCCGGAGGGCCAGGAGCCGTTCATCCAGCTGGTCCAGGCCTTCGTCAGGCTGGTGCAGAGATAGTCCGGCCCCTTCTGACCCCCCCCGGTGCGCCTCAGTGTGGATTCTGCCGTGGTTccgtttttttctattttaatacattatttTTGCCAAAACCGTTCGACCACGACCAGAGCGTCGACCCTCGGAGGCGACCGGCTGCTGCCTGACGTCAAATCGACCCGTTTCTCCGCGATCTTGGTGCTACGAAGCGTCGGCCGGCGACCGGTCCGCCTCCTGTCACAGGTCTAGTTTTATAGGCCAGAAGCCCGACGCTTCCACtcgttttaaaagttaaatattCATTTAAAGGTTCATCGTGTTCAACTCTTCTCCAGTTTGCTTCATTCTCACTAATcctgttttctcatttgtgcTTCTTCGTGTGCGACGTTTGGAAAAAGGCTGCCAAGATTTCTACTAAACTAAACTCTGTGTATATGCTAATAAAGGGACTTTTATACCAGTTAGTTCTCCTCTGTTCATTGTTTGAAATGGGAAAAGTCACTTTTTGgaaagtgaaaattgaaaaaaaaaatttttttttgataattttcactttattttggaggtaaggctacaggaagaccatccatgagtgaaaattaaattaaataaataaaaaaaaaaaaaacattgataattttcactttattttggaggtaagaccATACATgagagaaaattgaaaaacaatttttttgatgattttctcTTAATTTTATAGGTAAAGTTATAGTAAGACCATCTatgagtgaaaattaaaaaaaaaaaaaaacattgataaatttcactttattttggaggtcagGCTATAGTAAGTAGTAAGATCATCGatgagtgaaaataaaaaaattgtgtGAGAATGATGAgtgatgagtgaaaattgaaaagaaaatattggtcatgtttcatttattttggaggtaaggctatagcaagaccatccatgagagaaaattggaaaaaaaaaaaaaaaattgataattttcactttattttggaggtcagCCTATAGTAAGACCACccatgagtgaaaattaaaaaaaaaaaattgatagatttcactttattttggaggtcagGCTATAGTAAGTAGTAAGTAAGACCattgatgagtgaaaaaaaaaattggttttgatagttttcactttattttggaggaaagGCCATAGTAAGACCATCTATgagtgaaatttgaaaaaaaaattatttttttttttataattttcgctttattttggaggtaaggccatccatgagtgaaaattgaaaaaatatatattggtcattttttatttattttggaggtcaggctatagtaagaccatccatgagagaaaattgaaaaaaagaaaacactgataaatttaaatttattttggaggtagcgagtgaaaatgaaaaaaagcatttttttttttttataattttcacTTAATTTTATAGGTAAGGTTaatagtaagaccatccatgagtgaaaattgaaaaaaataatattggtcatatttcatttattttggaggtaaggctatagcaagaccatccatgagagaaaattgaaaaaacaaattttttgatgattttcacTTAATTTTATTGTTAAGGTTaatagtaagaccatccatgattgaaaaaaaaaaaaaaaaaaaaaaaaaaaaacattgacaaatttcactttattttggaggtcagACTATAGTATCTAGTAagtaagaccatcgatgagtgaaaaaaaatgtttttgataatttttactttattttggaggtaaggctatagtaagaccaccgatgattgaaaattgaaaaaaaatattcgtaattttcactttattttggaggtaagaccAGATATTggtcatttttaatttattttggagGTCAGGCTATAGTGagaccatccatgagtgaaaattgaaaaaaaaagaaaaaacattgataaatttcactttattttggaggtcaggctatagtaagaccatccatgagtgaaaattaaaggaaaaaaaaaaaaacattgataattttcactttattttggaggtaagcccacccatgagtgaaaattgaaaaaaaaaatattggtcatatttcatttattttggaggtaagaccatccatgagagaaaattgaaaaactaatttttttgatgattttcacTAAATTTTATAGGTAAgcctatagtaagaccatccatgagcaaaaattgaaaaaaaaatattataatgtttaatttattttggaggtaagcctatagtaagaccatccatgagtgaaaattaaaaacaaacaaaaaaaaaacattgataaatttcactttaatttgGAGGTCAGGCTATAGTAACTAGTAAGTAAGACCATCGAcgagtgaaaataaaaaaaaaatgtttttgataatttttactttattttggaggtaaggctatagtaagaccaccgatgattgaaaattaaaaaaacatttttttttgataattttcacttcattttataGGTAAGGTTaatagtaagaccatcgatgagtgaaaatcaaatatatatacatatattgataatgtttaatttattttggaggtaaggctatagtaagaccatccatgaatgaaaattaaaaaaaaaaaaaaaaaaaaaaaaaaaaaaaaaaggataattttcactttattttggaggtaagaccACCCATgagtaaaaattgaaaaaaaaaatattggtcatatttcatttattttggaggtaagaccatccatgagagaaaattgaaaaactaattttttgatgattttcacTAAATTTTATAGGTAAgcctatagtaagaccatccatgagcaaaaactgaaaaaaaaaaattatgtttaatttattttggaggtaagccTATAGTAAGAACatctgagtgaaaattgaaaaaaaagaaaaaaaacattgataaatttcattttattttggaggtcagGCTATAGTAAGTAGTAAGATCATCGatgagtgaaaataaaaaaaaaaattgtgtgagAATGATGAgtgatgagtgaaaattgaaaaaaaatattggtcatgtttaatttattttggagGGAAGGCTATCGCAAGACCATCCATGAgtcaaaattacaaaaaaaaaaaacattgataattttcactttattttggaggtcagGCTATAGTAAGTAGTAAGACCACCGAtgattgaaaattaaaaaaaaatttttttttgataattttcacttaaTTTTATAGGTAAGGTTAATAGCAAGACCATCGATGAGTGAAAAAAtcaaatatatatacatatattgataatttttaatttattttggaggtaaggctatagtaagaccatccatgagaGAAAATTGAAAGGttgaaattgaagaaaaaaaatatattgataaattttactttattttggaggtaaggccaAGGGAAAGTAAGACCATCTTTTagtgaaaactgagaaaaatatactgatatatatatatataatctatAATTCTTCTCAAGTTTGCCTCATTCTCACTATTCCTCCAACTTTACTATTTTCTCATTTGTGCTTCTTCGTGTGCGACGTTTGGAAAAAGGCTGCCAAGATTTCTACTAAACTAAACTCTGCGTATATGCTAATGAAGGGACTTTTATACCAGTTAGTTCTCCTCTGTTCATTGTTTGAAATGGGAAAAGTCACTTTTTGGAAAGGAGATTTTCTCTTCAAatgaaactaaactaaaatgaGAGCGACAGGCTTCATTTGTTCACGTTTCTTTACTGCATTTGCACATAATTTCTTCAACACGCAGAACCTAAAGCTTCCTATACATGAACCGGCAGatgaaaacagtaataaaatacactttttttttgttcttacaaaaagaagaaaaatatgtaaaatagcAGAGATAAGTATATACAGAGGATTTAAAACTTTTACAGCTTCAGTACCTAAAATTAACCATGTGCAATAGTAAGGTGACGGTTTGacagcaggatgaagaggaagaggagctgcagcttcaggagcCGCCGCTGCAGGATTCCGACCGCGCGCCGCTCTGCTCGGGCCGACCGTCCGCTACTGTCCATTGAGCGGCACCTCCTGGAAGGAGCAGACGGGCTGATGAggggaggaggcaggaggaggcggaacCAGACGCATGCAGCAGCCAGCGCACATCTGCATTCAAGCTGTTGACATTTTGTTAAGATGCTTTGGAACTTTGAACGTCAGTAAAcgtaaaaaaagtaaaagctcCCCCGAGTGTGACCAGTAGATaagtagggggggggggggagataattcaggtgttgtcttattttgaagaaatttattttcaattttgtttaaaatttgtgtCATTTAAGTACATATTATGGTTGTTTCGTTTACAATTTCCTGCATCTGTCCTTTATTGGTGAAAAAGCTAAACAAAAAAATTTCATAaatttgacttaaaaaaagTGATAAGTCCATTCAATGGtgaaaaaagagattttttttttcataattttcactttaaaaagtggtAGGGCTATAGTAGGACCATTTCTTGgtgtaattttaaaaaaatacaaaaaatttttttttcataattttgactttaaaaaagtggtaaggccatttactggtaaaaaaaatgcaaaaaacattgaatgaaaaattaaaaaacaaaaacaaaaacattttttcataattttgactttaaaaagtggtaagactatagtaagaccatttattggtgaaaaaaaaaaaagcaaaaaatgtttttcataattttgactttaaacaGTGGTAAGGTTTAAAAATTTCCTTTGTCCGTCTTTTTCCTCACGTATtgtttaagtctttttttttttaaatgactaaaactggactaaaacctctttggttttcgtcgactaaaactagactaaaactacgAGGAGCAGAAATGACTAAAACGTGACTAGAACTAATGAGGATTTTGTCCAAAcgactaagactaaaactaaatcaaaa is from Salarias fasciatus chromosome 7 unlocalized genomic scaffold, fSalaFa1.1 super_scaffold_4, whole genome shotgun sequence and encodes:
- the LOC115382444 gene encoding nucleoporin NUP188 homolog, encoding MAESELSVRSCRELWTILLGRSALREPVQIEAELDRHWDRLHQGLSYYKPPSSSSAAKVKDNKDVAQPLKEFGLRISKLLNLDEQQSVQILQCYLQEDYRGTRDSLKVVLKDERQSQALLLKIADYYYEERMCLLRCVLLLLTYFQDERHPYSAEYSNSVTKLEKDLVSCYQAQFESLFKAEAPTWETHGNLMTERQVSRWFLQCLREQSLLLEIIFLYYAYFEMSPSDLLSFTKMFKEQGFGLRQTNRHLVDKSMDALVDRIGYLSSLILVEGMDIDFLHKCALEDCTEQHQFSCAADVIKEMDQLLLTFGDIPHHGPVLLAWVLLRHTLRPDETNPVVRRIGNTALQLGVFQYLSTMLKGLGASGNNCTASTAKMCVYGLLSFVITSFEEESLQTDGVATQCSHLIDAACEVLSAPSLAEVFWEMKPNMGLGMILDSAVGMFPHQIGPLLQLLTALLSNKSTVKKVYNFLDKMSFYTQVYKHKPNDVISKDDETLWRRQTQKLLYPLGTGQTNLWMPQGVLGQVMIGGEQTYVVRWDYSYSSWTLFTCEVEMLLHVVSTADVLAHCARVKPILDLVHKIISTDWTVSDCLLPLTSRIYMLLQRLTSVINPPVDVIASCVNCLSVLAARMPGKVWSSLHHTGFLPFASNPLTNMAQCVSAEGMKAGNYGNLLVQIEQPRGEYAVTIAFLRLLTTLVKGQLGSTQNKGLIPCVLLVLKEMLPTYHKWRYNTYGVRERIGCLILELIHAILNLSPEGEDQGSTPTLQSLCIYSLANTEAGQAVVNIMGVGVDTIDVVLAAQPSSCGAEGPGQILIQTVKLAFSVTNNVIRLKPPSDAASPLEQALTQHGGHGSNLIAVLAKYIYHKHDPALPRLAIQLLKRLATVAPMSVYACLGSDAAAIRDAFLTRLQSKTEDMRIKVMILEFLTVAVETQPGLIELFLNLEVKDGSEGSKEFLLGEWSCLHVVLDLIDSKQQGKYWCPPLLHRAALAFLLALWQDRRDSAISVLRAKERFWENLTTPLFGTLTPPSDTTEPCVLETCAFVMKIIGLEIYYVVSGSLEQSLKDGLQKFSNARRYEYWSQYVKALVCHVAAMEEEGVCYFAETQMLISAWRMLLILATGHSEVMQLTDDSTKLKLFMDVLDGTQAALTTPTSVPCLRLGSMMATLLLILLKQWRSVVAAAPDILSPLSLILESVLQADQQLMERTKAKVFSALISVLQIQGLNGGDISQLPQLLLSVCETVKDEALALIDSTRHMSQAGDAAEDEDSMETDSPRGPQKDQRDGVCVLALHLAKELCRTDEDGEHWVLVMRKVPVLPSVLSAMELSLRSKNNLYFTEAALHLLLTLARTPQGAAAVAGAGVIQTICLPLLSVYEVSSNGASQSFSRKAQDSACWPGVYRLCMSLMESLLKTLRYNFVNEALDFVGVHQERILQCLNAVRTVQSLSCLDEADHTVGFLLQLSSFCKEWQFHLPKLLRDVQVNLCYLCQTCTYLLHSKKMLHHYLQAKNGEALPPGPLARTQRPQQTKEAAAAGGAGGGEREEAEQKALLAVQCSLLKILSKTLATLQHFTPDCCQILLDQCMDLAEYRTLFVLSFTTPAFDPDVAPSFGTLLATINVALGTLSEMEKKKEPASLSIASLASSEEIQALKSLLMFTMENCFYVLISQAVRCLKDAAILPRDKQRLKQELSSELSTLLSSLSRHFRRGSPSSPAGGLLPSSQSKPATPGSKAAPEGQEPFIQLVQAFVRLVQR